In the Deltaproteobacteria bacterium genome, ATTGCGGCTGCGCTCGATGGTTGGTCTGATCCCGATGTTTGCGGTTGAGACCCTCGATCCCGAGCTGCTCGACAAGGTACCGGAGTTCCGCAAGCGGCTCGAATGGTTTCTGAACTACCGCCCGGATTTGGCGCGGCTGGTGTCGCGTTGGCAGGAGCCCGGCCACGGCGACCGCCGTCTGCTCTCGCTGCTGCGTGGCCACCGCATGAAGTGTTTGCTCAAACGGATGCTAGACGAAACCGAGTTTCTGTCCGACTACGGCATCCGCTCACTATCGCGTCAGCATCGCGACCAACCGTACGCGCTCGCGTTCGGCGGTCAGTCGTTCTCGGTCGGCTACCAACCGGCCGAGTCAACCTCGGGGTTGTTTGGCGGCAACTCGAACTGGCGCGGACCGATCTGGTTCCCGGTGAACTACTTGCTCATCGAGTCGCTGCGGAAGTTTCACTATTACTACAGCGATGATTTCAAGGTGGAGTGTCCGACCGGATCGGGGAACTTCGTCACCATCAATGAAGTTGCCGACGAACTCTCGCGTCGCCTGTCGCGTATCTTTCTGCGCGACGCCAACGGCCGCCGGCCGGTGTTTGGGCGCGCCGAGAAGCTGCAGAACGATCCGCACTTCCGCGACTACGTTCCCTTCCACGAGTACTTCGACGGCGACACCGGGCGCGGCACCGGCGCCTCGCACCAAACCGGCTGGACCGGCTTGGTGGCGAAGCTGCTGCAGCCGCGAGCCGGCTGACTAGGCGATGGGGTCGAAACCTTCGTGCGCAGTCAGCATCGAAGTGCTGAACGACGCCGCTGCGTGCGGCCGCGAAGGGAGACTCATCATGAATCGCATTGTTGAATTGCTCGCGTTCGCCGACCGGCTGGCGAATCGCATTGGCAACGCCTTGAGGTGGTTGCCGCTGACCGTCGCGCGCCTCACGGTCGGCGTCGTGTTCGCCCAATCGGGGTGGGGCAAGCTCCATGACCTCGCCAAGGTCACCGACTACTTCACCGAACTCGGGCTGCCGGCCCCGGCGTTCCAAGCGATGTTGGCGTCGACGACCGAATTGGTGTGCGGCTCGCTGCTGCTGCTCGGCTTGGCGACTCGGTTCGCGGCGGTGCCGTTGATGATCACGATGACCGTCGCGCTGCGCACCGCGTTGTGGTCGCAGATCGATTCGCTCGGCAGCCTCTTCGGTCTCGCCGAGTTCCTTTACATCGCGCTGCTGCTCTTCCTCGCCACCAACGGCGCCGGCCCGCTGTCGCTCGACTGGCTGATCGGGTGCGTGTTCTCCGCGCCGGCGACGACTCCGTCGGCTGCGCGCCGCACGTCGACGGCGCTGGCGTAGCGCGTCCTTGTTGACCTCTCGTCATGCGTCGCCGATTCCTGATCGCCGTCGTCGCCTGGTGGTCGCTGGCGCTGAATGCGTCGCGGCCACCGTCGACGTTCGCGGCCCCATTGGTCACGGCGGTGGATGCGGTCGGCATGACTGTGCGCGACGCCGATCGCTCGCTCGACTTCTATTCGCGCGTGCTGGGATTCGCGGTGGTGTCCGATGTAGAGGTCGCCGGCGAAGCGTACGAGCATCTCGAAGGCGTGTTTGGCTTGCGGATGCGCGTCGTTACGCTTCACTTGGGCGACGAACGGCTCGAACTGACCGAGTATCTCGCGCCGCGTGGCCGGCCCGTTCCGGTCGACTCGCGCAGCAACGACCGTTGGTTCCAACACATCGCGATCATCGTCAGCGATATGGATCGTGCGTACCGCTGGCTGCGCGACAACAAGGTCGAGCACGCGTCGAGCGGACCGCAACGCCTGCCCGACTGGAATCCAAACGCCGGCGGCATCGAGGCTTTCTATTTCAAAGATCCCGATGGGCACTCACTCGAAATCTTGCACTTCCCACCCAACAAGGGCGCCGCCAAATGGCACGCGGCGGCGGCCGACAAACTGTTCCTCGGGATCGATCACACGGCGATCGTCGTCGGGGATACGGAGGCGAGCCTGCGATTCTATCGCGATGCGCTCGGACTGCAGGTCGCGGGCACGAGCGAGAATTTCGGCACGGAGCAAGAGCACCTGAACAATGTCTTCGGAGCGCGGCTGCTGATCACCAGTCTGCGCGCGGCAACCGGTCCCGGCATCGAGTTCCTCGAGTACCTGGCCCCGCGCGACGGCCGGCCGATACCGGACGGTCTGCGGGGCAACGATCTCGCGCATTGGCAAACCCGGCTAATCACCGCCGAACCGAAGAAGGCAGCTGAGGTGTTGCGCGGGCTCAAGGTCGGCTTCGTGTCACCGAGTCTGACAACTCTCCCCGGGACCGCCTTGGGATTTCGCTCGGGATTGATGGTGCGCGATCCCGACGGCCACGCGATGCTGCTGGTTGGGCCCTGAACGGCTCCCGGCGTCGGTGACACCGCCGGCCATTCGCAGCATCGAAGTACCGTGCAACAGTTACTCACCATGCCGATCGACGGTCCCGAACTTTTGCGAGCAATGCTCGTGTCGCTCGCGGCTCTCGCTGGCGCCGCGTTCGTCCACTGGGCGTTGCGCCGTGTCGGTCGCCGTCTTCCTCTCCTCATCGCCCGACGGTTGGGCTGGCAGCTGTCGCCGGGAATGCAGCTCCCGT is a window encoding:
- a CDS encoding DoxX family protein, encoding MNRIVELLAFADRLANRIGNALRWLPLTVARLTVGVVFAQSGWGKLHDLAKVTDYFTELGLPAPAFQAMLASTTELVCGSLLLLGLATRFAAVPLMITMTVALRTALWSQIDSLGSLFGLAEFLYIALLLFLATNGAGPLSLDWLIGCVFSAPATTPSAARRTSTALA
- a CDS encoding VOC family protein → MRRRFLIAVVAWWSLALNASRPPSTFAAPLVTAVDAVGMTVRDADRSLDFYSRVLGFAVVSDVEVAGEAYEHLEGVFGLRMRVVTLHLGDERLELTEYLAPRGRPVPVDSRSNDRWFQHIAIIVSDMDRAYRWLRDNKVEHASSGPQRLPDWNPNAGGIEAFYFKDPDGHSLEILHFPPNKGAAKWHAAAADKLFLGIDHTAIVVGDTEASLRFYRDALGLQVAGTSENFGTEQEHLNNVFGARLLITSLRAATGPGIEFLEYLAPRDGRPIPDGLRGNDLAHWQTRLITAEPKKAAEVLRGLKVGFVSPSLTTLPGTALGFRSGLMVRDPDGHAMLLVGP